In Komagataeibacter sucrofermentans DSM 15973, the genomic window TCCGCCATGGTCATGCCCACGCCGGGGCCAAGCTGAAAGCCGTGACCGCAGAAGCCGAAGGCGAAGAACAGGCCGGGCACCTTGCTGCTTGGCCCCATGATGGGCAGGTTGTCGCCCACATATCCTTCCACCCCCGACCAGGTGCGGATAATGCGCAGCCGCGCCATCTGTGGCACCAGCCGGGCAAGGTGGGGCATCTGGCGCATGGTGTTGAGCGGGTCGATCGGCGCGCGTTTGGCCACGATGTCCGCCACGCTGCGCAGGCCGCCGCCAAACACGATATTTCCGCGCTTGACCTGCCGCAGGTAGACGCCTTCCTCCGGCACGCTCGAGGCGCAGCCGATGACCGGCTCGATGCGGTAGGGGAGCGGTTCGGTCACCCCCATCTGCGGGCCATTGGCGGCAAAGGGAATATCCTCGCCAAAGGAGGCGGCCATCGCCCGACCCCATGCCCCGCTTGAAATCTGGAGGAGGGGGGCCTGGAAGGACTGCCCGTTCCGTGTCTCGACAATAAAGTCTTCCGCCGATTTGGTAATGGCGCACACTTCGGCGTTTTCGATCACCCGCGCGCCTGCCCGCCGCGCCGCGCGCCCGAAGGCCGGGGCGGCAAGGCGGGGATTGGCATGCCCGTCGAGCGGGGAATAGGAAACGGTGCGGATATCAGGGCCGACCATGGGGAACTGGGCACGCGCCTGCGCCCCGGTCATGATGGTCAGGTCCAGGCCGTAGGGCTTGCAGTCAACCGCGTATTTTTCCAGCCGGGCGCCGTCCTTTTCGCTGGTGGTGACCAGAATGTGCCCGCTCATGACAAACTCTGCATCTTCCCCGATCAGGCGGGGCATGTTGAGCCAGATATCGCGCGAGCGGTTGGCCAGCGGCAACTGGCCCAGATAGCGGCTCTGGCGGCGCACGTTGCCAAAATTGACGCCACTTGCCGCCTGTCCCACCAGGTCACGCTCCAGCAGGATGACCGACAGCCCCTGCCTGCGCAGGAAAAAAGCCGTCGCGGCCCCCATGAAGCCACCGCCGACAATAATCACATCGGCCTGCATGCGGTTGGTCGGATAGGCGGTCATGATTTTACCGTGCAGTTAAGGGGGAGGGGCTTGACGGGCGCTGCCGTGCGCAGGCGGCCGACTTCGCGCACCGGCACATTGCGCGCCGCGGCCAGGATCTCGGCTGCGGCAAGGCCGCACATGCGCCCCTGACACCGCCCCATGCCGGGGCGGGTGAGGGCCTTGGCGCGGTTCATCTCGGGCGCATCGAGTTCGCCCGCCGCGCGGCGGATCTCGCCTGCCGTTATGTTTTCACACCGGCAAACCACCGTTTCATCGGGCAGGGCGCGGGCCAGATGCGCAGGCCAGGGGAACGCTTCGGCCAGGCCCCGGCCAAAGCGGTTCATGACTGCCAGCGTCTCGTGCAGTTGCGTGAATTCGGTGTCGGCAACCGCATGGCCGCCATCGCGCAGCACGGCGCAGGCGGCAAGCTGGCCTGCGGCCTCGGCCGCGTCGGCCCCGCGCAGCAGCACGCCATCGCCCGCCAGATAGACATCGGGCCGGCTGGTGTGGCCATTGCGGTCAACATGCGGGCGCCACTGGGTAAAGCAGGGGTCGAAAATGAATTCGCATTTCAGCAGGTCGGCCAACTGCGTTTCCGAACGCAGGCCGTAGCCCATGCCGACCGCATCGCACGAAACATGGCGCAGCCTGCCCCGGCTGTCGCGCCATGCCACGCCCGATACCTGGTTGTTGCTGCCTTCAATGGCGCGCGGCGTGATCCCGGCATGCAGGCGCACGCCCGCACGCGCGAGGTCGGCCATGTAACGCACGCCATTGGCCACGACCCGCGCCCGGCTGGCCATGCGCCGCAGGCCCCGCATGCGGGTGGAGACAGCGCTGGTATCAAGCACGGCGGCCGGTTTGGCGCCCGCCTGCAGGTATTGCCAGGCCACAAGATAGAGCAGCGGGCCGGTGCCCATGAAAACCGGCTTCTGCCCGATGGCGCAGGCCTGCGCCTTCAGCGCGATCTGGGCGGCGCCAAGGCTGTAGGCTCCCGGCGTGGTCCAGCCGGGCACCGGCATGATCCGGTCGGTCGCCCCTGATGCGATAATGACCCGGCTGAATGGCACGATGGTCACATCCTGCCCGCGCACGGTCATGAGCCCTTCAGTCGAAACGCCCCATACGGTCGTGCCGGGGCGATAGTCGATATGGGGGCGCAACAGATCGAAATCCGTATGCAGGCTGGTCGCCTTTGCTGCTTCGGTGCCGTACAGCTTTTCGGGCGCGCGGTGAAAATTTTCCGGCTGGCGGCGATAGATCTGGCCACCCTGGCGGTCGTTTTCATCAATGACAACCGGGCGCAGGCCTGCCTGCACCAGTCGTTGCGCCGCGCGCGTGCCAGCCGGCCCCGCGCCGATGACGATTACAGGTTCGTCAGCCATGGGACCTCCGTTGTGGTAATGCGCATGCCGGGCTGGGCCGTTGTCGAACATGCGCGTAGCTGCGTGCCGTCTTCGGTCCATACCCAGCAGTCCTGACACGCCCCCATCAGGCAGAAACCCGCCCGTGGCGCATTGTCGAATTCATTGTGGCGCAGTTGCCCGATCCGTGTCAGCAGGGCCACCAGCACGGTGTCGCCTTCCAGCGCCTCGATTTCATGGCCATCGACGAACAGGCGTATGGTTTTTCGGTCTTTTTCGGCTACACGTCGGAATAAAGCCGGCATTGGTTCTCTCTTGGGTTGGGTCTGCTGGCGGGGCATATGCCGAATGATATGAGGATGCGACCTGAATTCACATACCCGAAAGAGTCACGCACCCGGAATGAAATTTGTTTAAAAAAAACAGGGGCAGGAAAGCAGGAAGTCCTGTTTCTGTGTTGAGTACGAAACATAATGTCCAGCCCGCGCCTTACAATGGCGGGCACGACCTGCGTGTCATGCGCGCCCCGTTTGAGGGAGGCTGCCGTCCGGGCGTGGTCCGGTCCGGCATACGGATAAAACGCATATTGGTTCAGGAAACGTTTCATGTCGTCCTCACTGTCTTTCGATCCCGCCCTTGCTGATATTCCCGCAGGCCATTTCATTGGCGGCCAGTTGCTCGCGGGTGGGGAGCAGATTGCGGTACACGCTCCCTCAAGCGGCGCGGTGGTGGGGCATATCCCCGCAGGCAGCGCGGATATCGTCGATCAGGCCGTGCGCCGCGCAGCCCATGTGCAGGCAACAAGTGGCTGGGCCACCTGTGCCCCGCGTGAACGCGCGCGGGTGATCCGGCAGTGGGCACGGCTGGTGGAAGAAAATGCCGGGCGGCTGGCCCGACTGGAATCCTTCTGCTCCACCCGCCCCATTGCCGAGAGCACGGCATGGGATGTGCCGTTTACGGCGGAGGGGATGCGTTTCTTCGCGGAATATGCCGACAAGCTTGGCGGTGATGTGGCCGCCACCCAGTCGGACCTGCTGGGCATGACGATTGCCGAACCCTATGGCGTGATCGGCGCCATCGCGCCGTGGAATTTTCCGCTGGTCATGGGCAGCTGGAAAGTGCTGCCCGCCCTGGTGGCGGGCAATGGCGTGGTACTCAAGCCCTCGGAAATGACGCCGTTCTCCGTCGTGCTGCTGGCCCAGCTTGGCGAGCAGGCGGGCCTGCCCGCGGGGCTGTTCAATGTGGTGCAGGGGGCAGGCAGCGTGGTGGGCGCGGCGCTGTCGCGGCACCCGCTGGTGGGCAAGCTCACCTTTACCGGCTCCACCCGCACGGGCATTGCGGTCATGCAGGCGGCGGCTCAAAGCGGGCCCAAGCCGGTTACGCTGGAACTCGGTGGCAAGAGCCCGCAGGTGGTCTATCAGGACATCAGCTGCATCGACACGGTGGCCGCCCGTATCTTCCGCGCCTTTACCGGCAATGCCGGGCAGGTGTGCGTGACCGGTTCGCGCCTGATCGTGCATGAAAAGGTCGCAGCCCCCCTCATCGAGCGCATCGCCACGCTGGCAGGCCAGGTCCGCCCTGGCCCTACATGGAATGGAGAGGCGGCCTACGCCCCGATCATTTCCTCCTCCCAGGCGCAGCGGATAGAAGACATCGTCAGCCGCGCCTGTGCGGCAGGCGCGCAGCAGGCCGTGCCCATGCGCCGCCTGCTGCCCGATAGCGGCGGGGTTTTCCTCTCGCCTGCGGTGCTGACCAACGTGACCATGCAGAATGTGGCCGTGCGCGAGGAAATCTTTGGCCCGGTCCTGACCGTGCAGACCTTCAGGGAAGAAGAGGAAGCCATGACGCTGGCCGAACACCCTGAATACGGGCTGGCCGCTGGCGTGCATACCGCTGACCTCGGTCGCGCCATGCGGGCGGTCAGGCGGCTGAAGGCAGGCACGGTGTGGGTCAACCGATACGGGCGATCGGCTGATTTTGTCATTCCCACGGGCGGCTTTGGCGGTTCGGGCATTGGCAAGGACCTTGGGCGACAGGCGGTGGAGGCCAACCTGCGGCACAAAAGCGTGCTGATGTCGTTTGAGGGATAAAGCGCGATGACCCGGGCCGCATGCCTTACCGAACTGACCGCCCTGCGGCAGGATCTGCACGCCCACCCCGAACTGCGTTTCGAGGAGGTCCGCACAGCCGATCTGGTTTATGAATACCTGACCGAAATCGGCTACGCGCCCGTCCGTGGCCTTGCCACGACAGGGGTCGTGGCAACCCTGCATGGCAACCGCCCCGGCCCGTCAATCATACTGCGCGCCGACATGGATGCGCTGCCGGTGCATGAACGGGGCACGCATGGCCATGTCTCGCGTCATGCAGGCCGGATGCATGCCTGCGGGCATGACGGGCACACGGTCATGCTGCTTGGCGCCGCCGCCCGGCTGGCGGCCCGACCGCCGGAACATGGGGTGATCCATTTCGTCTTCCAGCCCGGCGAGGAAGGGGGCGCAGGCGCGCGCGTAATGATCGAGGAGGGCCTGTTCACGCGCTTTCCGGCTGAAGCGTGTTTCGGGCTGCATAACTGGCCCGGCCTGCCGGCGGGGCAGCTTGCGGTGCGTAACGGGCCGATCATGGCGGGGGGCTGGCGGTTCCGTATCCGCATCAGGGGGCGGGGCGCGCATGCGGCGCAGCCCCACCTTTCGGCCGATCCGGTTCTGGCCGGGGCGGCGCTGGTGCAAGCCATGCAGCAGCTTGTGGCGCGGCGCACGAACCCGCTGGTGCCAGCCGTGGTTTCGGTCTGTACATTCCATGCTGGCAGCACGGACAATATCATTCCCGACCAGGCGGAACTTGCAGGCACGATCCGGGCGCTGGACCGTGACACACTCGAGCGCCTGCGTGAAGAACTGGTGGATCTGGCTGCGGGCATGGCGCAGGCAGGCGGGGTTGAAATGGCGGTGGACTACCACAGCCCGTATCCTGTCACCGTCAACGCGGCAGCGCCCACGCGCATTGTGGGCCATGTGATGCGTGACATGGATGCGGATACAGCCTGGCCGCCTGCCGATACCGATGTGCCGCCCAGCCTGGCCTCGGAGGATTTCGGCTTCATGCTCGAGCAGCGTCCGGGCACTTATGCCATGATCGGCAATGGCCCGTCTGCTGCCCTGCATGCGCCGGATTATGATTTCAATGACAACGTGATTGGTCGCGGCGTGACCTACTGGGAGCGCCTGGCCCGTTATTATCTTGCGCAACAGACGCGGAGAGATGAAGTATCATGAAGACATACAAGATTGCAGTCCTGCCCGGTGATGGTATTGGCAAGGAAGTCATGCCGCCTGCGCTGAAGGTGCTCGATAGCATTGGCAAGATCTGCGGCATCGGTTTCCAGTATTCCGAATATGACTGGAGCTGCGAAACCTATCTTGCGACCGGCAGCATGATGCCAGCCGATGGCATGGACCGCCTGTCGCAGCATGATGCCATCCTGCTTGGCGCGGTGGGGTATCCGACCGTGCCGGACCATATCTCGCTGTGGGGGATGCTGATTCCCATCCGGCGTGATTTTGACCAGTACGTCAATCTGCGCCCCGTCCGCCTGCTGCCCGGCATCCGCTGCCCGCTGGCTGACCGCAAGCCTGGCGACATTGATTTCTGGATCGTGCGTGAAAACACCGAGGGCGAATATTCGCGCATTGGCGGCCGTTTTGCCGAGGGCACGGATGCCGAAGGCGTGGTGCAGACCGCCGTGTTCACCCGGCACGGCACGGACCGCATCATCCGGTATGCTTTTGAACTGGCCAAGAAGCTGGACCGACCGCATGTTTCATCGGCCACGAAGTCTAACGGCCTGTTCCATTCCATGCCGTTTTGGGATGAGCGGTTCGAGAAAATGGCCGCGCAGTATCCGGGCACCCGCATCGACAGCCACCATATCGATATTCTGGCCGCGCGTTTTGTCCTCTCGCCTGAATATTTTGACGTTGTGGTAGGCAGTAACCTGTTTGGCGATATCCTGTCCGATCTCGGGCCGGGGGTGACGGGCACGATCGCGGTGGCGCCGTCCGCCAACATCAATCCCGAGCGGCGTTACCCCTCCATGTTCGAGCCCGTGCATGGGTCCGCCCCCGACATTGCCGGGCGTAACATCGCCAATCCCGTTGGTCAGATCTGGGCGGCTTCCATGATGCTCGATCATCTTGGCGAGCCGGAAGCCGGGCGCATGGTGCTCAAGGCCATCGAGACGGTTCTGGCCAACCCCGCTGCCCCCCGTACGCCCGATATTGGTGGCAAGGCCAGCACGACACAGTTCGGGGACGCCATTGCCGCAGCCCTGCACGACATGCGTTGACAGGCCGCCTGGGGCGGGATCTGAGCGATCCCTCCCCATGACGATGCCGCACTGATTGAAGCAGATGAATCAGCCAGACTGGTTCATCTGCTTTTTTTATGGCGCGAAAGTAACGGCATGAATTGTTTCATGCTGGCATCTATCATTCTGCTACCTGTGGCATGACAGGTTATGCGGTTGCGCGAGAGGGAATATGAGCAGTTTCCTGCATGATGATTCTGTCGCCGTTTTTTATCATGATATGTTTATATAAATGAAGTTTTACGATCTGGGCGCTTTGAATCCATAAGGCATGCCCAGGTACGGATGTACGGCCCGCGCGGACCTGCGGCAGGGGTGTGGCAGCATATTCTGCTTTGTGAACCGTTCCGTGCGGGCAGGGTGGCACGATCTGCGTCTGACATGGTGGCACAGGGTGTTTTTATTGCCGTGGGACAAGCCCGGGTTCGGCCATAACCCTATGTAGGGTATGAAGAATTTTCATATTTTCTGCGTCAGGCTGCAGGAAAGCAGACCCTGCTCGTGTTGGTTGCCTATTCGATACATTATGCTGAAAATCATATATAAACGGGTATTCCCGCATGGTGTTTTCATGATTTATTGATGAGCACTACGGAATGAGGTGTTATCCTGTCATGTCCCTTTTTAAGCCCAAATTCATCACCTTCGACTGCTATGGCACGCTGATCCATTTCGAAATGGGTGAGACGGCCCGCAAGCTCTATGCCGATGTGATCGCGCCCGAGCACATGGACCAGTTCGTGGCCGACTTTGCCGGTTACCGCCTTGATGAAGTGCTTGGCGCCTGGAAGCCGTACCGTTACGTCGTGCTTGGCGCGATCGAGCGCACCTGCAAGCGCTGGAACATTCCGTTCGATGTAGCCGTGGCCAACAAGTTTTACGATGCGGTGCCGACATGGGGGCCGTGGCCCGATGTAACCGAGCCGCTGCGCCGCGTGGCCAAGGAGTTTCCGCTCGTCATTCTGTCCAATGCCATGAATTCGCAGATTCATTCCAATGTCGCGAATATCGGTGCGCCTTTCCATAAGGTGCTCACGGCGGAAGACGCGCAGGCCTACAAGCCGCGCATGCGCGCGTTTGAATACATGTTCGACCAGCTCGGCTGCGGGCCGGAAGACATCCTGCATGTCTCGTCTTCCCTGCGTTACGACCTCATGCCCGCGCGTGACCTTGGCATCCGTAACAAGGTGTTCGTGGCCCGTGGGCATGAACCTTCCACGCCGGAATACGGTTATACCGAAATCAGGGATATCGGTGGCCTTCCGGG contains:
- a CDS encoding haloacid dehalogenase type II, which encodes MSLFKPKFITFDCYGTLIHFEMGETARKLYADVIAPEHMDQFVADFAGYRLDEVLGAWKPYRYVVLGAIERTCKRWNIPFDVAVANKFYDAVPTWGPWPDVTEPLRRVAKEFPLVILSNAMNSQIHSNVANIGAPFHKVLTAEDAQAYKPRMRAFEYMFDQLGCGPEDILHVSSSLRYDLMPARDLGIRNKVFVARGHEPSTPEYGYTEIRDIGGLPGVLGL
- a CDS encoding aldehyde dehydrogenase produces the protein MSSSLSFDPALADIPAGHFIGGQLLAGGEQIAVHAPSSGAVVGHIPAGSADIVDQAVRRAAHVQATSGWATCAPRERARVIRQWARLVEENAGRLARLESFCSTRPIAESTAWDVPFTAEGMRFFAEYADKLGGDVAATQSDLLGMTIAEPYGVIGAIAPWNFPLVMGSWKVLPALVAGNGVVLKPSEMTPFSVVLLAQLGEQAGLPAGLFNVVQGAGSVVGAALSRHPLVGKLTFTGSTRTGIAVMQAAAQSGPKPVTLELGGKSPQVVYQDISCIDTVAARIFRAFTGNAGQVCVTGSRLIVHEKVAAPLIERIATLAGQVRPGPTWNGEAAYAPIISSSQAQRIEDIVSRACAAGAQQAVPMRRLLPDSGGVFLSPAVLTNVTMQNVAVREEIFGPVLTVQTFREEEEAMTLAEHPEYGLAAGVHTADLGRAMRAVRRLKAGTVWVNRYGRSADFVIPTGGFGGSGIGKDLGRQAVEANLRHKSVLMSFEG
- a CDS encoding amidohydrolase, with the translated sequence MTRAACLTELTALRQDLHAHPELRFEEVRTADLVYEYLTEIGYAPVRGLATTGVVATLHGNRPGPSIILRADMDALPVHERGTHGHVSRHAGRMHACGHDGHTVMLLGAAARLAARPPEHGVIHFVFQPGEEGGAGARVMIEEGLFTRFPAEACFGLHNWPGLPAGQLAVRNGPIMAGGWRFRIRIRGRGAHAAQPHLSADPVLAGAALVQAMQQLVARRTNPLVPAVVSVCTFHAGSTDNIIPDQAELAGTIRALDRDTLERLREELVDLAAGMAQAGGVEMAVDYHSPYPVTVNAAAPTRIVGHVMRDMDADTAWPPADTDVPPSLASEDFGFMLEQRPGTYAMIGNGPSAALHAPDYDFNDNVIGRGVTYWERLARYYLAQQTRRDEVS
- a CDS encoding tartrate dehydrogenase; this encodes MKTYKIAVLPGDGIGKEVMPPALKVLDSIGKICGIGFQYSEYDWSCETYLATGSMMPADGMDRLSQHDAILLGAVGYPTVPDHISLWGMLIPIRRDFDQYVNLRPVRLLPGIRCPLADRKPGDIDFWIVRENTEGEYSRIGGRFAEGTDAEGVVQTAVFTRHGTDRIIRYAFELAKKLDRPHVSSATKSNGLFHSMPFWDERFEKMAAQYPGTRIDSHHIDILAARFVLSPEYFDVVVGSNLFGDILSDLGPGVTGTIAVAPSANINPERRYPSMFEPVHGSAPDIAGRNIANPVGQIWAASMMLDHLGEPEAGRMVLKAIETVLANPAAPRTPDIGGKASTTQFGDAIAAALHDMR
- a CDS encoding (2Fe-2S)-binding protein, whose protein sequence is MPALFRRVAEKDRKTIRLFVDGHEIEALEGDTVLVALLTRIGQLRHNEFDNAPRAGFCLMGACQDCWVWTEDGTQLRACSTTAQPGMRITTTEVPWLTNL
- a CDS encoding FAD-binding oxidoreductase; its protein translation is MTAYPTNRMQADVIIVGGGFMGAATAFFLRRQGLSVILLERDLVGQAASGVNFGNVRRQSRYLGQLPLANRSRDIWLNMPRLIGEDAEFVMSGHILVTTSEKDGARLEKYAVDCKPYGLDLTIMTGAQARAQFPMVGPDIRTVSYSPLDGHANPRLAAPAFGRAARRAGARVIENAEVCAITKSAEDFIVETRNGQSFQAPLLQISSGAWGRAMAASFGEDIPFAANGPQMGVTEPLPYRIEPVIGCASSVPEEGVYLRQVKRGNIVFGGGLRSVADIVAKRAPIDPLNTMRQMPHLARLVPQMARLRIIRTWSGVEGYVGDNLPIMGPSSKVPGLFFAFGFCGHGFQLGPGVGMTMAELIATGRTDIPLEPFHIKRFQ
- a CDS encoding NAD(P)/FAD-dependent oxidoreductase produces the protein MADEPVIVIGAGPAGTRAAQRLVQAGLRPVVIDENDRQGGQIYRRQPENFHRAPEKLYGTEAAKATSLHTDFDLLRPHIDYRPGTTVWGVSTEGLMTVRGQDVTIVPFSRVIIASGATDRIMPVPGWTTPGAYSLGAAQIALKAQACAIGQKPVFMGTGPLLYLVAWQYLQAGAKPAAVLDTSAVSTRMRGLRRMASRARVVANGVRYMADLARAGVRLHAGITPRAIEGSNNQVSGVAWRDSRGRLRHVSCDAVGMGYGLRSETQLADLLKCEFIFDPCFTQWRPHVDRNGHTSRPDVYLAGDGVLLRGADAAEAAGQLAACAVLRDGGHAVADTEFTQLHETLAVMNRFGRGLAEAFPWPAHLARALPDETVVCRCENITAGEIRRAAGELDAPEMNRAKALTRPGMGRCQGRMCGLAAAEILAAARNVPVREVGRLRTAAPVKPLPLNCTVKS